One genomic window of Salmo salar chromosome ssa12, Ssal_v3.1, whole genome shotgun sequence includes the following:
- the taf4a gene encoding transcription initiation factor TFIID subunit 4 isoform X2: MIANTRHTTCTIESIFSPLAVVVQCCFSPYILRNVSQEPFVPPFITGKRPITALWNLCGVTLHVVCACARHFRCSIACSSVKMAAGSDLLDEVFFNAEVDEKVVRDLVGSLESELSGHESPEASSQTVAKHMASSGTGFNANVQQNKRGLAQEVAKAGAGVQGGVIISNTRSQGSAMDASSSESDSSAGHGQGKTVAVSASIITPLPNHGGKVSSSATQTLNGGSLLNCHNSGSAVSLSGTPLSSSCTSSGNASVAVTVVNNGPGLSKGHASAVMPPSLNTTIIQASFVNSQNVVTSSHAASLGTGPAISHIVRPSMQTAGSGTAMNGPNAGLPFDCLNNGQSPTSVAVSSGSHIIMAEAPKTIIQTAPGAVTNPSFQSAPRASTPVTVAASPGGSRSIAQQVLAPRHPQTSPNQPNVQNIQLPPGMVLVRSESGQLLMIHQQTLAQMQSQSQSQGVMAPRPATPTSTPPFQITSVQAPGTPILTRQVTPTTIIKQGSPVPTSAPVTTTLQKPPVTTTLQRPPVLQSPMIVVGAAAGTSMGTALPGATQRTVTASPGTTVTFATETMENVKKCKNFLSTLIKLASSGKQSSETAANVKDLVKDLLEGKIEVEDFTNRLYRELNSSPQPYLVPFLKRSLPALRQLTPDSAAFIQHSGLQQQAPATTPTTVVLDSPALRPAAQTIRPHLQPVISKQGQTTPMVLQPQQQGAMVRPLQMTPMVTLRGPPPHSRIMLGQPQVQLKQLQTVPVVKPGVLTGSKSSPGAASLATAVQKNKLKEAGGTFRDDDDINDVASMAGVNLSEESARILATNSELVGVVTRSCKDEAFLHTSTLTRRILEIGKKFGVSDLGPEVVNYVSHASQTRLQNLLEKVSEVAQQRNINFKEDSRYEQTSDMRAQIKFFEQLDQMEKQRKEEQEREILMKAAKSRSRQEDPEQLRLKQKAKEMQQQELFQLRQKEANLTALAAIGPRKKRKMEAAAAAAGAEGSGSSPSASGSGSSGASRQFIRQRITRVNLRDLLFCLENERDTSHSHLLYKGFLK, from the exons ATGATCGCAAATACGCGTCATACAACATGTACTATCGAGTCGATTTTCTCCCCACTAGCTGTTGTTGTTCAGTGTTGTTTCAGCCCTTACATCCTTCGTAATGTCAGTCAGGAGCCATTTGTCCCGCCCTTTATCACCGGGAAACGACCAATCACAGCACTTTGGAAtctctgtggggtgacgttgcatgTAGTCTGCGCATGCGCGCGTCACTTTCGATGCTCCATAGCTTGCAGCAGTGTGAAGATGGCGGCAGGCTCCGATTTGCTAGATGAGGTTTTCTTTAACGCTGAGGTGGACGAGAAAGTAGTTCGTGATCTTGTGGGGTCTCTTGAGTCCGAGCTTTCGGGTCACGAGAGCCCTGAGGCAAGTAGCCAGACAGTCGCTAAACACATGGCCAGTTCCGGGACAGGGTTTAATGCTAATGTCCAGCAGAACAAACGGGGACTTGCTCAAGAGGTTGCAAAAGCAG GGGCTGGAGTGCAAGGGGGTGTCATTATTAGTAATACGAGGTCCCAGGGTTCAGCTATGGATGCCTCATCGAGTGAGTCGGACTCATCGGCAGGACACGGCCAAGGAAAGACTGTTGCTGTCAGTGCCAGTATAATAACTCCTCTCCCAAACCACGGGGGGAAAGTATCCTCTTCCGCAACTCAAACGTTGAATGGAGGCAGTTTATTGAACTGTCACAATTCAGGAAGCGCTGTCTCTCTCAGTGGGACACCGCTGTCAAGTAGTTGCACGAGTAGCGGCAATGCCTCGGTAGCTGTCACAGTTGTCAACAACGGGCCGGGGTTGTCAAAAGGACATGCGAGTGCAGTAATGCCACCTTCATTGAACACCACTATCATCCAGGCATCATTCGTGAACTCTCAGAATGTTGTCACCTCGTCTCACGCTGCGAGTCTGGGCACTGGACCTGCTATATCACATATTGTGAGGCCATCTATGCAAACTGCGGGATCGGGTACAGCGATGAATGGTCCTAATGCGGGATTGCCTTTCGATTGCCTGAACAATGGTCAGTCGCCCACTTCTGTGGCTGTCAGTTCGGGGTCGCACATCATCATGGCAGAGGCGCCCAAAACAATCATACAGACTGCTCCTGGTGCTGTAACGAACCCGTCGTTCCAGAGCGCACCGAGGGCTTCCACTCCGGTGACAGTAGCTGCGAGCCCGGGAGGGAGCCGTTCTATCGCGCAACAGGTGTTGGCGCCTCGGCACCCCCAGACATCTCCGAACCAGCCCAACGTTCAGAACATCCAGCTTCCCCCAG GTATGGTCCTGGTGCGCAGTGAGAGTGGGCAGCTGTTGATGATCCACCAGCAGACCCTGGCTCAGATGCAGTCCCAGTCCCAATCCCAGGGAGTCATGGCCCCCCGCCCAGCCACCCCCACCAGCACTCCTCCTTTCCAGATCACCTCAGTCCAG GCTCCTGGAACGCCCATCCTCACTAGGCAGGTGACTCCCACCACTATCATCAAGCAGGGCTCGCCTGTGCCAACCTCTGCACCTGTCACCACCACCCTCCAGAAGCCTCCTGTCACCACCACACTCCAGAGGCCTCCTGTCCTACAG AGTCCCATGATTGTGGTAGGGGCTGCTGCAGGCACTTCTATGGGGACAGCGCTACCAGGGGCCACCCAGAGGACCGTCACCGCATCACCCGGGACCACTGTCACCTTTGCAACG GAGACGATGGAGAATGTGAAGAAATGCAAGAACTTCCTGTCTACATTAATCAAGCTGGCGTCCAGCGGGAAGCAGTCCTCAGAGACTGCCGCCAACGTTAAAGACCTGGTCAAAGATCTCCTG GAAGGGAAGATTGAAGTCGAGGACTTCACCAACAGGTTATACAGAGAGCTCAACTCCTCACCTCAGCCTTACCTCGTGCCTTTCCTCAAG AGGAGCCTTCCTGCCCTGCGGCAGCTCACCCCAGACTCGGCAGCCTTCATCCAGCACAGTGGGCTCCAGCAGCAGGCCCctgccaccacccccaccacggTGGTACTGGACAGCCCAGCCCTGCGCCCTGCAGCCCAAACCATCAGACCACACCTCCAGCCTGTCATCAGCAAACAGGGGCAGACTACCCCAATG GTGCTCCAGCCTCAGCAGCAGGGGGCAATGGTAAGGCCTCTTCAGATGACCCCCATGGTGACCCTCAGAGGTCCGCCCCCCCACAGTCGCATCATGCTGGGACAGCCACAGGTGCAGCTCAAACAGCTACAGACAG tccctgtggtGAAGCCTGGAGTGTTGACTGGATCTAAGTCGTCTCCTGGTGCTGCCTCTCTGGCCACTGCAGTTCAGAAGAACAAGCTGAAGGAAGCTGGGGGCACGTTCAG GGATGATGATGACATCAATGATGTGGCATCTATGGCTGGGGTTAACCTGTCTGAGGAGAGTGCCCGTATCCTGGCAACCAACTCCGAGCTGGTGGGAGTGGTGACACGGTCCTGTAAGGACGAGGCCTTCCTCCATACCTCCACACTGACCAGAAGAATACTGGAAATAG GTAAGAAGTTTGGTGTGAGTGATCTGGGGCCGGAGGTAGTGAACTACGTGTCCCACGCCTCCCAGACCAGGCTGCAGAACCTGTTGGAGAAAGTCTCTGAGGTGGCCCAGCAGAGGAACATCAACTTCAAG GAGGACAGTCGGTACGAGCAGACGAGCGACATGCGTGCCCAGATCAAGTTCTTTGAGCAGCTGGATCAGATGGAGAAACAGAggaaagaggagcaggagagagagattctGATGAAGGCAGCAAAG TCTCGTTCTCGTCAAGAAGACCCTGAGCAGCTGCGGTTGAAACAGAAGGCCAAAGAG ATGCAGCAGCAGGAGCTGTTTCAGTTGAGACAGAAGGAAGCTAACCTGACGGCGCTGGCAGCCATCGGCCCCAGGAAGAAGAGGAAAATGGAGGCTGCAGCCGCTGCAGCTGGAGCTGAG ggctcaggGTCCAGTCCCTCTGCGTCTGGTAGTGGTAGTTCAGGAGCATCCAGACAGTTTATCCGCCAGCGCATCACGCGTGTCAACCTCAGGGACCTGCTCTTCTGtttggagaatgagagagacaccAGTCACTCCCATCTCCTCTACAAAGGCTTCCTCAAATAG
- the taf4a gene encoding transcription initiation factor TFIID subunit 4 isoform X1, translating to MIANTRHTTCTIESIFSPLAVVVQCCFSPYILRNVSQEPFVPPFITGKRPITALWNLCGVTLHVVCACARHFRCSIACSSVKMAAGSDLLDEVFFNAEVDEKVVRDLVGSLESELSGHESPEASSQTVAKHMASSGTGFNANVQQNKRGLAQEVAKAGAGVQGGVIISNTRSQGSAMDASSSESDSSAGHGQGKTVAVSASIITPLPNHGGKVSSSATQTLNGGSLLNCHNSGSAVSLSGTPLSSSCTSSGNASVAVTVVNNGPGLSKGHASAVMPPSLNTTIIQASFVNSQNVVTSSHAASLGTGPAISHIVRPSMQTAGSGTAMNGPNAGLPFDCLNNGQSPTSVAVSSGSHIIMAEAPKTIIQTAPGAVTNPSFQSAPRASTPVTVAASPGGSRSIAQQVLAPRHPQTSPNQPNVQNIQLPPGMVLVRSESGQLLMIHQQTLAQMQSQSQSQGVMAPRPATPTSTPPFQITSVQAPGTPILTRQVTPTTIIKQGSPVPTSAPVTTTLQKPPVTTTLQRPPVLQSPMIVVGAAAGTSMGTALPGATQRTVTASPGTTVTFATETMENVKKCKNFLSTLIKLASSGKQSSETAANVKDLVKDLLEGKIEVEDFTNRLYRELNSSPQPYLVPFLKRSLPALRQLTPDSAAFIQHSGLQQQAPATTPTTVVLDSPALRPAAQTIRPHLQPVISKQGQTTPMVLQPQQQGAMVRPLQMTPMVTLRGPPPHSRIMLGQPQVQLKQLQTVPVVKPGVLTGSKSSPGAASLATAVQKNKLKEAGGTFRSAMDDDDINDVASMAGVNLSEESARILATNSELVGVVTRSCKDEAFLHTSTLTRRILEIGKKFGVSDLGPEVVNYVSHASQTRLQNLLEKVSEVAQQRNINFKEDSRYEQTSDMRAQIKFFEQLDQMEKQRKEEQEREILMKAAKSRSRQEDPEQLRLKQKAKEMQQQELFQLRQKEANLTALAAIGPRKKRKMEAAAAAAGAEGSGSSPSASGSGSSGASRQFIRQRITRVNLRDLLFCLENERDTSHSHLLYKGFLK from the exons ATGATCGCAAATACGCGTCATACAACATGTACTATCGAGTCGATTTTCTCCCCACTAGCTGTTGTTGTTCAGTGTTGTTTCAGCCCTTACATCCTTCGTAATGTCAGTCAGGAGCCATTTGTCCCGCCCTTTATCACCGGGAAACGACCAATCACAGCACTTTGGAAtctctgtggggtgacgttgcatgTAGTCTGCGCATGCGCGCGTCACTTTCGATGCTCCATAGCTTGCAGCAGTGTGAAGATGGCGGCAGGCTCCGATTTGCTAGATGAGGTTTTCTTTAACGCTGAGGTGGACGAGAAAGTAGTTCGTGATCTTGTGGGGTCTCTTGAGTCCGAGCTTTCGGGTCACGAGAGCCCTGAGGCAAGTAGCCAGACAGTCGCTAAACACATGGCCAGTTCCGGGACAGGGTTTAATGCTAATGTCCAGCAGAACAAACGGGGACTTGCTCAAGAGGTTGCAAAAGCAG GGGCTGGAGTGCAAGGGGGTGTCATTATTAGTAATACGAGGTCCCAGGGTTCAGCTATGGATGCCTCATCGAGTGAGTCGGACTCATCGGCAGGACACGGCCAAGGAAAGACTGTTGCTGTCAGTGCCAGTATAATAACTCCTCTCCCAAACCACGGGGGGAAAGTATCCTCTTCCGCAACTCAAACGTTGAATGGAGGCAGTTTATTGAACTGTCACAATTCAGGAAGCGCTGTCTCTCTCAGTGGGACACCGCTGTCAAGTAGTTGCACGAGTAGCGGCAATGCCTCGGTAGCTGTCACAGTTGTCAACAACGGGCCGGGGTTGTCAAAAGGACATGCGAGTGCAGTAATGCCACCTTCATTGAACACCACTATCATCCAGGCATCATTCGTGAACTCTCAGAATGTTGTCACCTCGTCTCACGCTGCGAGTCTGGGCACTGGACCTGCTATATCACATATTGTGAGGCCATCTATGCAAACTGCGGGATCGGGTACAGCGATGAATGGTCCTAATGCGGGATTGCCTTTCGATTGCCTGAACAATGGTCAGTCGCCCACTTCTGTGGCTGTCAGTTCGGGGTCGCACATCATCATGGCAGAGGCGCCCAAAACAATCATACAGACTGCTCCTGGTGCTGTAACGAACCCGTCGTTCCAGAGCGCACCGAGGGCTTCCACTCCGGTGACAGTAGCTGCGAGCCCGGGAGGGAGCCGTTCTATCGCGCAACAGGTGTTGGCGCCTCGGCACCCCCAGACATCTCCGAACCAGCCCAACGTTCAGAACATCCAGCTTCCCCCAG GTATGGTCCTGGTGCGCAGTGAGAGTGGGCAGCTGTTGATGATCCACCAGCAGACCCTGGCTCAGATGCAGTCCCAGTCCCAATCCCAGGGAGTCATGGCCCCCCGCCCAGCCACCCCCACCAGCACTCCTCCTTTCCAGATCACCTCAGTCCAG GCTCCTGGAACGCCCATCCTCACTAGGCAGGTGACTCCCACCACTATCATCAAGCAGGGCTCGCCTGTGCCAACCTCTGCACCTGTCACCACCACCCTCCAGAAGCCTCCTGTCACCACCACACTCCAGAGGCCTCCTGTCCTACAG AGTCCCATGATTGTGGTAGGGGCTGCTGCAGGCACTTCTATGGGGACAGCGCTACCAGGGGCCACCCAGAGGACCGTCACCGCATCACCCGGGACCACTGTCACCTTTGCAACG GAGACGATGGAGAATGTGAAGAAATGCAAGAACTTCCTGTCTACATTAATCAAGCTGGCGTCCAGCGGGAAGCAGTCCTCAGAGACTGCCGCCAACGTTAAAGACCTGGTCAAAGATCTCCTG GAAGGGAAGATTGAAGTCGAGGACTTCACCAACAGGTTATACAGAGAGCTCAACTCCTCACCTCAGCCTTACCTCGTGCCTTTCCTCAAG AGGAGCCTTCCTGCCCTGCGGCAGCTCACCCCAGACTCGGCAGCCTTCATCCAGCACAGTGGGCTCCAGCAGCAGGCCCctgccaccacccccaccacggTGGTACTGGACAGCCCAGCCCTGCGCCCTGCAGCCCAAACCATCAGACCACACCTCCAGCCTGTCATCAGCAAACAGGGGCAGACTACCCCAATG GTGCTCCAGCCTCAGCAGCAGGGGGCAATGGTAAGGCCTCTTCAGATGACCCCCATGGTGACCCTCAGAGGTCCGCCCCCCCACAGTCGCATCATGCTGGGACAGCCACAGGTGCAGCTCAAACAGCTACAGACAG tccctgtggtGAAGCCTGGAGTGTTGACTGGATCTAAGTCGTCTCCTGGTGCTGCCTCTCTGGCCACTGCAGTTCAGAAGAACAAGCTGAAGGAAGCTGGGGGCACGTTCAGGTCAGCTAT GGATGATGATGACATCAATGATGTGGCATCTATGGCTGGGGTTAACCTGTCTGAGGAGAGTGCCCGTATCCTGGCAACCAACTCCGAGCTGGTGGGAGTGGTGACACGGTCCTGTAAGGACGAGGCCTTCCTCCATACCTCCACACTGACCAGAAGAATACTGGAAATAG GTAAGAAGTTTGGTGTGAGTGATCTGGGGCCGGAGGTAGTGAACTACGTGTCCCACGCCTCCCAGACCAGGCTGCAGAACCTGTTGGAGAAAGTCTCTGAGGTGGCCCAGCAGAGGAACATCAACTTCAAG GAGGACAGTCGGTACGAGCAGACGAGCGACATGCGTGCCCAGATCAAGTTCTTTGAGCAGCTGGATCAGATGGAGAAACAGAggaaagaggagcaggagagagagattctGATGAAGGCAGCAAAG TCTCGTTCTCGTCAAGAAGACCCTGAGCAGCTGCGGTTGAAACAGAAGGCCAAAGAG ATGCAGCAGCAGGAGCTGTTTCAGTTGAGACAGAAGGAAGCTAACCTGACGGCGCTGGCAGCCATCGGCCCCAGGAAGAAGAGGAAAATGGAGGCTGCAGCCGCTGCAGCTGGAGCTGAG ggctcaggGTCCAGTCCCTCTGCGTCTGGTAGTGGTAGTTCAGGAGCATCCAGACAGTTTATCCGCCAGCGCATCACGCGTGTCAACCTCAGGGACCTGCTCTTCTGtttggagaatgagagagacaccAGTCACTCCCATCTCCTCTACAAAGGCTTCCTCAAATAG